A single window of Marinobacter sp. LA51 DNA harbors:
- the motD gene encoding flagellar motor protein MotD — translation MRRRRQSQQDLHNKERWLISYADFITLLFAFFVVMYSVSSVNQGKYKVLSETLTGVFNAPQRSFQPIEVGDQPQQPASDVVIPPPVTEAPRNPEREAELRSRALSAMADQLAVEFEELISQGVITLESSDRWLELNLPNSLLFGSGDAEPHYDAFAVIEKIAKVLRNRDNAVKVEGFTDDRPISSQRFPSNWELSAARAAAVVRMLSMEGIEPERLAAVGYGRFQPVARNDTDEGRRRNRRVVLLISRDASVRGAMR, via the coding sequence ATGCGACGCCGTAGGCAATCCCAGCAAGATCTTCACAACAAGGAGCGGTGGCTGATTTCCTATGCGGATTTCATCACACTGCTGTTCGCTTTTTTTGTGGTGATGTATTCGGTGTCCTCGGTGAACCAGGGTAAGTACAAGGTGCTCTCGGAAACCTTGACCGGGGTGTTCAATGCGCCTCAGCGTTCCTTCCAGCCGATTGAAGTGGGCGATCAGCCCCAGCAGCCGGCCAGCGATGTCGTCATTCCTCCCCCCGTCACCGAAGCGCCCCGGAACCCTGAGCGTGAGGCCGAGCTGCGCAGCAGGGCGCTCAGTGCCATGGCCGATCAGCTGGCCGTGGAATTTGAAGAGTTGATCAGCCAGGGGGTTATCACCCTGGAATCCAGTGATCGCTGGCTGGAACTGAACCTTCCCAATAGCTTGCTGTTTGGAAGCGGCGATGCCGAACCGCACTACGATGCCTTTGCCGTGATCGAGAAAATCGCCAAGGTGCTGCGCAATCGTGATAACGCGGTAAAGGTCGAAGGGTTCACCGATGACCGGCCCATCAGTAGCCAGCGTTTTCCCTCCAACTGGGAGCTGTCCGCAGCACGGGCTGCGGCGGTGGTGCGCATGTTATCGATGGAGGGCATTGAGCCCGAACGGTTGGCCGCAGTCGGTTACGGTCGGTTCCAGCCGGTTGCTCGCAACGACACCGACGAAGGGCGTCGCCGTAATCGCCGGGTCGTCCTGTTGATTTCCCGTGATGCCAGTGTCCGTGGCGCCATGCGCTGA
- a CDS encoding DUF2802 domain-containing protein: protein MFAEIPSYLPWVMTAGVGALLVIQGFVHGRQIRQLKASLKDRCDTLGRELHATTSGSVGIGQRLVGCERHLHELRTTLDEMRQNDPLRISYDEASRLVDLGADIEDLMNTCGISRPEAELVSALKKRQAA from the coding sequence ATGTTTGCAGAAATTCCTTCCTACTTGCCTTGGGTAATGACCGCAGGTGTTGGTGCGTTGTTGGTCATTCAGGGCTTTGTTCATGGTCGCCAGATTCGGCAACTGAAAGCGTCACTCAAAGATCGCTGCGATACCCTGGGTCGAGAGCTGCATGCCACCACGAGTGGCAGTGTGGGCATCGGCCAGCGGCTGGTGGGCTGTGAGCGCCATTTGCACGAACTTCGCACTACACTCGATGAAATGCGCCAGAACGACCCGCTGCGGATTTCCTACGACGAGGCCTCGCGCCTGGTGGATCTGGGAGCTGACATCGAGGACCTGATGAACACCTGTGGTATCTCACGCCCGGAAGCGGAGCTGGTCTCCGCTCTGAAGAAGCGGCAGGCGGCGTAA
- a CDS encoding chemotaxis protein CheA: MAFDADDEILQDFLVEAGEILEKLSEQLVDLERNPDDSDLLNAIFRGFHTVKGGAGFLQLEALVNCCHSAENVFDILRNHKRKVDSELMDVVLETLDHVNAMFDQVRNGETLTPAPDQLIASLDAFAEPAGESPAQEEAPAVTPQSAEDGGDITDEEFEQLLDALQDGSAAQESPATVDDPVKAEPAAGGGSGDDDITDDEFEALLDQLHGKGQFAGAVAADEPAPAADTSAAASASQSNAAGDDLITDDEFEKLLDDLHGKGGAPTAAGTGETGTPAAEPAKAKPVASKSEPKKTGPKKAEPKKAEAKAAASAAPAPARDTSPVAETTVRVDTKRLDDIMNMVGELVLVRNRLQRLGASSEDEHMHKAVSNLDVVTTDLQAAVMQTRMQPIKKVFGRFPRVVRDLARSLKKEVNLVMHGEDTDLDKNLVEALSDPLVHLVRNSVDHGIEAPDIREKAGKPRQGTVTLSAEQEGDHILLSIEDDGAGMDPEVLRRKAVEKGVYEQDAADRLTENECFNLIFAAGFSTKEQISDVSGRGVGMDVVKTKIGQLNGQISIVSELGKGSRIIIKVPLTLAIMPTLMIMLGDQSFALPLVNVVEIFHLDLTKTNIVDGRECIVVRDKVFPLFHIKRWLVGKGKGQEEPANAHVVIVAMGTKQVGFVVDQLVGQEEVVIKPLGRALQGTPGMAGATITGDGRIALIIDVPSLLQHYS; the protein is encoded by the coding sequence ATGGCGTTTGATGCCGATGATGAGATTCTCCAGGACTTCCTGGTGGAAGCCGGTGAGATTCTCGAAAAACTGTCAGAGCAGTTGGTAGATCTTGAGCGAAATCCTGATGACAGTGATCTGCTCAACGCCATATTCCGTGGCTTTCACACGGTAAAGGGTGGTGCCGGCTTCCTGCAGCTTGAGGCTCTGGTTAATTGCTGTCACTCGGCTGAAAACGTTTTCGACATCTTGCGTAACCATAAGCGCAAGGTGGACTCCGAACTCATGGATGTGGTGCTTGAAACCCTCGACCACGTCAACGCAATGTTCGACCAGGTCCGAAACGGCGAAACGCTGACGCCAGCCCCAGACCAGCTCATTGCGTCCCTCGACGCCTTTGCTGAACCCGCAGGCGAATCGCCTGCACAGGAAGAAGCTCCCGCTGTCACGCCGCAATCGGCGGAAGACGGTGGCGATATTACCGATGAAGAATTCGAGCAGTTGCTGGACGCGTTGCAGGATGGCAGTGCCGCTCAAGAATCTCCCGCGACTGTTGATGATCCGGTCAAGGCCGAGCCGGCTGCGGGCGGTGGATCCGGCGATGACGACATCACCGATGATGAATTCGAAGCCCTGCTGGATCAGCTCCACGGCAAAGGCCAGTTTGCCGGTGCCGTTGCCGCGGATGAGCCCGCGCCTGCAGCTGATACCAGTGCTGCGGCCAGCGCCAGCCAATCGAACGCCGCCGGTGACGATCTGATTACTGACGATGAGTTCGAAAAACTGCTGGACGATTTGCATGGCAAAGGCGGCGCGCCAACTGCAGCGGGCACCGGTGAAACCGGAACGCCGGCCGCGGAACCTGCCAAGGCAAAGCCGGTTGCTTCGAAGAGTGAACCAAAGAAAACAGGGCCCAAGAAAGCCGAGCCGAAGAAGGCTGAAGCCAAGGCAGCGGCCTCAGCAGCCCCTGCGCCAGCCCGAGATACGTCCCCGGTCGCAGAGACTACCGTGCGCGTGGACACCAAGCGCCTGGACGACATCATGAACATGGTGGGTGAGCTGGTGCTGGTACGTAATCGCTTGCAGCGCCTGGGTGCGTCCAGTGAAGACGAGCATATGCACAAAGCCGTCTCAAATCTCGATGTCGTCACCACCGATCTGCAGGCGGCGGTCATGCAAACCCGCATGCAGCCAATCAAGAAAGTGTTTGGCCGTTTCCCGCGTGTGGTTCGGGACCTGGCCCGTAGCCTGAAAAAAGAAGTGAACCTCGTCATGCACGGCGAAGACACGGATCTGGACAAGAACCTGGTAGAAGCCCTGTCCGATCCGCTGGTCCACTTGGTACGAAACTCGGTGGACCACGGTATCGAAGCGCCCGACATTCGTGAAAAGGCCGGTAAACCACGCCAGGGCACCGTCACTCTGTCCGCCGAGCAGGAGGGTGACCATATCCTGCTGTCCATCGAGGACGATGGTGCCGGTATGGATCCTGAAGTGCTGCGTCGAAAGGCGGTTGAGAAGGGTGTTTACGAACAGGATGCCGCCGATCGCCTGACCGAGAACGAGTGCTTCAATCTGATTTTCGCTGCCGGCTTTTCCACCAAAGAGCAGATTTCGGATGTCTCTGGTCGTGGTGTTGGCATGGACGTGGTCAAGACCAAAATCGGCCAGCTCAACGGCCAGATCAGTATTGTCTCGGAATTGGGCAAGGGCTCCCGGATCATCATCAAGGTGCCGCTGACCCTCGCGATCATGCCGACCCTGATGATCATGCTCGGCGACCAGTCGTTCGCGCTGCCGCTGGTCAACGTGGTGGAAATCTTCCATCTGGATCTTACCAAGACCAACATCGTCGACGGACGCGAATGCATCGTCGTGCGGGACAAGGTGTTCCCGCTGTTCCACATCAAACGCTGGTTGGTGGGCAAGGGCAAAGGGCAGGAAGAGCCGGCCAATGCCCATGTGGTCATCGTTGCCATGGGAACCAAGCAAGTGGGCTTTGTGGTGGATCAGCTGGTGGGCCAGGAGGAAGTGGTCATCAAGCCGCTGGGCAGGGCGCTTCAGGGCACCCCGGGTATGGCGGGCGCCACCATTACGGGCGATGGCCGTATTGCTCTGATTATTGACGTTCCCAGCCTGCTGCAACACTACAGTTGA
- the cheY gene encoding chemotaxis response regulator CheY, giving the protein MDKNMKILIVDDFSTMRRIIKNLLRDLGFSNTDEADDGNSALPMLKSGKYDFLVTDWNMPGMSGFDLLKAVRADESLKTLPVLMVTAEAKRDQIVAAAQAGVNGYVVKPFTAAVLKEKIEKIFERIQ; this is encoded by the coding sequence TTGGACAAGAACATGAAAATCCTGATCGTGGATGATTTTTCCACGATGCGACGGATCATCAAGAACCTGCTGCGCGATCTTGGGTTCAGCAACACCGATGAAGCTGACGACGGCAATTCTGCGCTGCCAATGCTGAAAAGCGGCAAGTACGACTTTCTGGTGACGGACTGGAACATGCCGGGCATGTCGGGTTTTGACCTGCTGAAAGCCGTGCGCGCGGACGAAAGCCTGAAGACCCTGCCGGTGCTGATGGTGACCGCGGAAGCCAAGCGCGACCAGATTGTCGCAGCCGCCCAGGCTGGTGTGAATGGCTACGTGGTCAAGCCATTTACGGCCGCGGTGCTTAAAGAAAAGATTGAGAAAATCTTCGAACGTATTCAGTAA
- a CDS encoding protein-glutamate methylesterase/protein-glutamine glutaminase, translated as MTVSVLVVDDSGFFRKRLTEILTGSGQIKVVGAATNGREGVELAAKLRPDVITMDYEMPVMDGISAVREIMKKHPTPVLMFSSLTYEGARVTLDALEAGAVDFLPKNFEEIARDGSQLQRILIDRILDVARSQPGARPPSAPVSKPAAGVARDNTAAHTRTPSSSTPRSASAQRPPEAAVEAEVSRRSYRRGPAKHYTVVGIGTSTGGPVALQRVLTTLPASFPAPIVLVQHMPASFTPAFAERLNKLCQIEVRQAEDGDMLKPGLALLAPGGKQMMIENRGGRGRVRILPGDERLNYKPCVDVTFGSLARSFPGKTLGVILTGMGADGKDGCRMMKQSGSDVWSQDEKSSVIYGMPMAVAKAGLSDEILSLDEIGPRLVEGVS; from the coding sequence ATGACAGTTTCTGTCCTGGTCGTGGATGATTCAGGTTTCTTTCGCAAACGGCTGACGGAAATTCTGACAGGCTCCGGCCAGATCAAGGTAGTAGGCGCGGCCACCAATGGCCGCGAAGGTGTCGAACTGGCAGCAAAATTGCGGCCGGATGTCATCACCATGGATTACGAGATGCCGGTAATGGATGGCATTTCGGCAGTCCGGGAAATCATGAAAAAGCACCCGACACCGGTGCTGATGTTCTCGTCGCTCACCTACGAAGGCGCCCGGGTAACCCTGGACGCACTGGAAGCCGGGGCGGTGGATTTCCTACCGAAGAATTTCGAGGAAATTGCCCGCGACGGCAGTCAGCTCCAGCGTATCCTGATTGATCGTATTCTCGACGTTGCCCGCAGCCAGCCCGGTGCCCGGCCTCCGTCAGCGCCGGTTAGTAAGCCCGCCGCCGGAGTTGCTCGGGACAACACCGCAGCGCACACTCGCACACCGTCATCTTCAACACCCCGCTCAGCATCGGCTCAGCGTCCACCAGAGGCGGCGGTCGAGGCAGAGGTCAGCCGTCGCTCGTATCGGCGTGGCCCGGCCAAGCACTACACGGTGGTCGGCATCGGAACTTCCACCGGCGGACCGGTAGCGCTGCAGCGGGTGTTGACGACTCTGCCCGCATCCTTCCCGGCGCCTATTGTGCTGGTTCAGCACATGCCTGCCAGTTTTACCCCGGCCTTTGCCGAGCGTCTGAACAAGTTGTGCCAGATTGAGGTTCGCCAGGCCGAAGACGGCGACATGCTCAAGCCGGGCCTGGCGTTATTGGCACCCGGTGGCAAGCAGATGATGATTGAAAATCGCGGTGGCCGCGGTCGGGTCCGTATCCTGCCTGGCGATGAACGCCTGAACTACAAACCCTGTGTCGACGTCACCTTTGGCTCACTGGCGCGCAGTTTCCCTGGAAAGACTTTGGGCGTAATCCTCACAGGCATGGGTGCGGACGGTAAGGATGGCTGCCGGATGATGAAGCAGAGTGGCTCTGACGTCTGGTCCCAGGATGAAAAATCCTCGGTTATCTACGGAATGCCCATGGCGGTGGCGAAAGCCGGTCTCAGTGATGAAATTCTGTCGCTCGACGAGATCGGGCCGCGGCTGGTAGAAGGCGTTTCCTGA
- a CDS encoding MinD/ParA family protein, whose translation MSRANPVQVIAVSGGKGGVGKSNVSVNLGIALAQKGRRVVILDADLGLANIDVLLGITSNRNISDVLSGECDLKDVLVNGPGGIKIVPASSGTQRMTHLSPMEHAGLINAFSELSDQIDVLIVDTAAGISESVVSFLRASQELLFVVCDEPTSITDAYALIKLMNREYGTNRFRILANQVRNEQEGRHLFDKLTRVTERFLDVALQYVGMVPYDEAVKKSVQRQRAVLDAYPRAKASLAIKALADKVDSWPLPSSPRGHLEFFVERLVEV comes from the coding sequence ATGAGCAGAGCAAATCCGGTACAGGTGATTGCGGTATCTGGTGGAAAGGGTGGGGTCGGCAAGAGTAACGTGTCGGTCAACCTCGGTATCGCCCTCGCACAGAAAGGCCGTCGCGTGGTGATTCTGGATGCCGACCTGGGTTTGGCCAACATCGACGTGCTGCTCGGCATTACCTCCAATCGCAATATCTCGGATGTGCTCTCAGGCGAATGTGACCTGAAGGACGTACTGGTGAACGGCCCTGGTGGCATCAAAATCGTCCCGGCCTCATCCGGCACCCAGCGTATGACCCACCTGAGCCCCATGGAACACGCGGGCCTGATCAACGCTTTCAGTGAATTGAGTGATCAGATTGACGTGTTGATCGTTGATACCGCCGCCGGCATTTCCGAGTCAGTCGTCAGCTTCCTCCGCGCGTCCCAGGAGTTGCTGTTCGTGGTATGCGACGAACCTACCTCTATTACGGATGCTTACGCTCTCATCAAGCTGATGAACCGGGAGTACGGCACCAACCGTTTCCGCATTCTGGCGAACCAGGTGCGCAACGAACAGGAAGGACGTCACCTGTTCGATAAACTGACCCGGGTCACCGAACGTTTCCTTGATGTTGCCCTGCAGTACGTGGGCATGGTGCCCTACGACGAGGCCGTCAAGAAATCGGTGCAGCGCCAGCGCGCTGTGCTGGACGCCTACCCCCGCGCCAAGGCCTCACTGGCAATCAAGGCCCTGGCGGATAAAGTAGACAGCTGGCCGCTACCTTCCTCTCCTCGGGGACATCTCGAGTTTTTTGTGGAGCGGCTCGTCGAAGTCTGA
- a CDS encoding chemotaxis protein CheW has protein sequence MADEKMTKLADPASAIASYLDDLLHTATDSALREEVTVEVPAPEQEVKAQPIERPVAASEPEPEPEPPTPVVAEPAPPEPVTAEPEVDVRLAPEPKPAEQAPLARPDWSEAPFECLIFTVAGLQLAVPLILLGAIHRVEDDSEIRPIPGSPRWYMGMRPERDQNLRVVDTAEWIMAGRVPENARDNYRFVIRLDNSEWGLACDDVAQSFTLRPDEVRWRSARSKRPWLAGTVIDHMCALIDVRTMADLLVRAEREQHLDLS, from the coding sequence ATGGCTGACGAAAAAATGACAAAACTGGCGGATCCGGCCAGCGCCATCGCCAGTTACCTGGACGATCTGCTGCACACGGCGACGGACTCGGCGCTGCGCGAAGAAGTCACTGTCGAGGTGCCCGCACCGGAGCAAGAGGTGAAAGCCCAGCCGATCGAGCGGCCGGTGGCAGCATCGGAGCCAGAACCAGAACCAGAACCGCCCACACCGGTGGTGGCGGAGCCCGCACCTCCGGAGCCTGTAACGGCTGAGCCCGAGGTGGACGTCCGTCTTGCACCGGAGCCTAAGCCTGCAGAGCAGGCGCCATTGGCTCGCCCCGATTGGTCAGAGGCGCCGTTCGAGTGCCTGATTTTTACCGTTGCCGGGCTGCAGCTAGCGGTGCCACTGATTTTGTTGGGCGCCATTCATCGGGTTGAGGACGACAGCGAGATCCGGCCAATTCCGGGCAGTCCGCGCTGGTACATGGGTATGCGCCCAGAGCGAGATCAGAACCTGAGGGTGGTGGACACGGCGGAATGGATCATGGCCGGACGAGTCCCGGAGAATGCCCGGGACAACTACCGGTTTGTCATTCGTCTGGATAACAGCGAGTGGGGCCTGGCCTGCGACGACGTAGCCCAGTCGTTCACGCTGCGGCCCGACGAAGTGCGCTGGCGCAGCGCGCGCAGCAAGCGGCCCTGGTTGGCCGGAACTGTGATTGATCATATGTGTGCGCTCATTGATGTGCGCACCATGGCCGACCTTCTGGTGCGGGCCGAACGCGAACAACATCTGGATCTGAGCTGA
- a CDS encoding chemotaxis protein CheW, producing the protein MASPSGQHNQVQDDQVLQYVTFRLDDETYGLDVMQIQEVLRYTEIAPVPGAPDYVLGIINLRGNVVTVIDTRRRFGLADAEVTDATRIVVMESANQVMGILVDSVAEVVYLKSSEIETAPNVGNEESAKFIQGVCNKDGELIILVEFDKMLSENEWAEISAL; encoded by the coding sequence ATGGCATCCCCGAGCGGACAACACAATCAGGTCCAGGACGATCAGGTACTGCAGTACGTGACCTTTCGATTGGATGACGAGACCTACGGTCTGGACGTCATGCAGATTCAGGAGGTGCTGAGGTACACGGAAATTGCCCCGGTTCCCGGTGCGCCCGATTACGTGCTCGGCATCATCAATCTGCGGGGTAACGTGGTCACGGTCATCGACACCCGTCGCCGGTTTGGTCTGGCGGATGCCGAAGTGACCGACGCAACGCGGATTGTGGTGATGGAATCGGCCAATCAGGTCATGGGAATCCTGGTGGATTCGGTGGCTGAAGTGGTCTACCTGAAGTCCAGCGAGATTGAGACTGCACCGAACGTGGGTAACGAGGAAAGTGCCAAGTTTATCCAGGGCGTGTGCAACAAGGATGGTGAGCTGATCATCCTGGTTGAGTTCGACAAAATGTTGTCAGAGAACGAATGGGCGGAAATCTCCGCACTGTAA
- a CDS encoding protein phosphatase CheZ, with product MSDSNTNHRSLDPEVTEKLQRQSEELAKSVQAGDFAQAMTVINELSEVRDQSLYREVGRLTRSLHEAIRNFQIDPRSLEQQEALSKMTDASDRLEYVVQMTSQAANRTMDLVEETMPVANAVRNEATELRDEWQRLRRREMQPAEFRELYGRIDRFFVSLTADADSMYNSLSEILLAQDFQDLTGQVIQKVTALVKEVEEQMLSLVVMASHVDQLTGTVHKIDETEVSAEQGVGPQIKAEEREDVVSGQDDVDDLLSSLGF from the coding sequence ATGAGCGATAGCAATACGAACCATCGGAGCCTCGATCCGGAGGTGACTGAAAAGCTCCAGCGTCAGAGTGAGGAGTTGGCCAAGAGTGTGCAGGCCGGCGATTTTGCTCAAGCAATGACTGTGATTAACGAGCTCAGCGAGGTCAGGGACCAAAGCCTGTACCGTGAGGTTGGACGCCTCACCCGGAGTCTTCACGAGGCAATTCGTAATTTCCAGATAGATCCGCGCAGTTTGGAGCAGCAGGAAGCACTGTCGAAGATGACCGACGCCTCCGATCGCCTGGAATATGTCGTGCAGATGACCAGCCAGGCTGCCAATCGCACCATGGACCTGGTTGAAGAAACCATGCCAGTGGCAAACGCGGTCCGCAATGAAGCGACGGAACTCCGGGACGAGTGGCAGCGCCTGCGTCGGCGTGAGATGCAGCCAGCGGAATTCCGCGAGCTGTACGGTCGGATTGACCGCTTCTTCGTCAGCCTGACTGCCGACGCCGACAGCATGTATAACAGCCTGTCTGAAATCCTGCTGGCCCAGGATTTCCAGGATCTGACCGGTCAGGTGATTCAGAAGGTCACTGCGCTGGTGAAAGAAGTCGAAGAACAGATGCTAAGCCTCGTGGTGATGGCCAGCCATGTAGATCAGCTGACTGGCACCGTGCACAAGATTGATGAAACTGAGGTTTCGGCAGAGCAGGGTGTAGGGCCGCAGATCAAGGCCGAAGAACGTGAAGATGTAGTGTCGGGACAGGACGACGTTGATGATCTGCTGTCCAGTCTCGGTTTCTGA
- a CDS encoding flagellar motor protein: MDILSLLGIVLAFAAILGGNLLEGGALSSLFNAPAALIVIGGTFAATILQTSWPILKRAFQQVRWVLVPPFISLEDGIGKVIDWSVKARKQGLLGLEGLAEREPELFARKGLQLLVDGAETETIRGIMEVDLESREQRDLESAQVFEAMGGYSPTIGIIGAVMGLIQVMTNLEDPQSLGSGIATAFVATIYGVALANLLFFPVANKLRGIVRERTRYQDMMIDGIIAIAEGENPKSIEMRLRGFLQ; this comes from the coding sequence ATGGATATTTTGAGTCTCCTCGGCATAGTACTGGCGTTTGCCGCCATTCTGGGGGGGAATCTGCTTGAGGGTGGGGCGCTCAGTTCCCTGTTTAATGCGCCGGCGGCGCTGATCGTGATTGGCGGAACGTTTGCAGCAACCATTTTGCAAACTTCCTGGCCGATTTTGAAACGGGCTTTCCAGCAGGTGCGCTGGGTGCTGGTGCCGCCGTTCATCAGCTTGGAAGACGGCATCGGCAAAGTCATTGATTGGAGCGTAAAGGCCCGCAAACAGGGTCTGCTCGGGCTGGAAGGCCTGGCTGAGCGCGAGCCTGAACTGTTTGCCCGCAAGGGCTTGCAGTTGCTGGTGGACGGCGCTGAAACCGAGACTATTCGCGGCATCATGGAAGTGGATCTGGAATCCCGGGAACAGCGCGATCTGGAGTCCGCCCAGGTGTTCGAAGCCATGGGTGGGTATTCACCGACTATCGGAATCATCGGTGCGGTCATGGGCCTGATTCAGGTGATGACCAATCTGGAAGATCCACAATCCCTGGGTAGTGGTATCGCCACCGCCTTTGTTGCCACTATTTACGGGGTGGCGCTGGCTAACCTCCTGTTCTTCCCGGTTGCCAACAAGCTTCGCGGCATCGTCCGGGAGCGAACCCGTTACCAGGACATGATGATCGACGGCATCATTGCCATCGCCGAGGGGGAAAACCCCAAATCCATCGAAATGCGACTGCGGGGCTTCCTGCAGTAG
- a CDS encoding RNA polymerase sigma factor FliA: MTLTNNLGIYQQAGASGQARLIEEQAPLVKKIALHLMARLPASVQLEDLMQAGMIGLLEAAQRYSSAKGATFETYAGIRIRGAMVDEIRKGDWVPRSVHRNARRISQAIKAVEDRKGREAQDPEVAEELGMELSEYHASLSDANSGRLFSLDELNESGDLPIEEAETSDNPLDGLASDAFRRNLAHAIEELPEREKLVLSLYYQEELNLKEIGAVLGVSESRVSQIHSQAALRLRGRLSDWQRDANE; this comes from the coding sequence ATGACATTGACGAATAACCTGGGAATCTACCAGCAGGCCGGCGCCTCGGGTCAGGCCCGTCTCATTGAAGAGCAGGCCCCGCTGGTCAAGAAAATAGCGCTGCACCTGATGGCCCGACTGCCGGCCTCAGTGCAGTTGGAAGACCTTATGCAGGCCGGCATGATTGGCCTGCTTGAGGCTGCCCAACGCTATAGTTCCGCAAAAGGCGCTACCTTCGAAACCTATGCCGGAATCCGCATCCGTGGCGCCATGGTGGATGAAATCCGTAAGGGCGACTGGGTGCCCCGGTCCGTTCACCGTAACGCCCGCCGTATCTCTCAAGCGATCAAGGCCGTGGAAGACCGCAAAGGCCGGGAAGCTCAGGACCCTGAAGTCGCTGAAGAGCTGGGAATGGAGCTGTCGGAATATCATGCCTCGCTATCGGACGCTAACAGCGGACGACTTTTTAGCCTCGATGAGCTCAATGAATCCGGAGATCTGCCGATAGAAGAAGCAGAGACCAGTGATAATCCTCTGGATGGACTGGCTTCCGACGCTTTCCGGCGCAACCTGGCGCACGCCATTGAGGAGTTACCGGAGCGCGAAAAGCTGGTTCTGAGCCTGTATTACCAGGAAGAGCTGAACCTGAAAGAGATCGGCGCCGTCCTCGGGGTAAGCGAAAGCAGGGTCAGTCAGATTCACAGCCAGGCCGCACTGCGATTGCGCGGTCGGCTGTCCGACTGGCAGCGAGACGCCAACGAATGA
- a CDS encoding ParA family protein, which produces MRIWAVANQKGGVGKTTSVVALGGMLAERGKRVLVVDLDPHGSLTSWFGYDPDTIAHSVFDLFQHQGKVPEGLPAQLITETSCRGLSLLPASTALATLERRMVGVEGMGLIISRALAQLWDDFDYVILDNTPSLGVLMVNALAAAQHLVIPVQTEFLAIKGLERMLHTLKMIMRSQKNELAYTIVPTLYDRRTQASVKSLNLLRKTYPDTLWRFAIPVDTKFRDASQAGMVPSAVDANTHGVRAYTKLLDDLLTRTGSIKERQHG; this is translated from the coding sequence GTGCGAATCTGGGCAGTAGCCAATCAGAAAGGTGGTGTTGGCAAAACCACATCCGTGGTGGCGTTGGGCGGCATGCTCGCCGAGCGCGGCAAGCGGGTGCTGGTCGTCGATCTGGATCCGCACGGGTCTCTGACGAGCTGGTTTGGTTACGATCCCGATACCATCGCGCACAGCGTGTTTGATTTGTTCCAGCATCAGGGCAAGGTGCCCGAAGGCCTGCCGGCCCAGCTCATCACCGAAACCAGCTGCCGTGGCCTGTCGCTGCTGCCCGCGAGTACCGCGCTGGCGACGCTGGAGCGTCGGATGGTGGGTGTTGAAGGCATGGGGCTGATTATCTCCCGGGCCCTGGCCCAGTTGTGGGACGATTTCGACTACGTCATTCTCGACAATACCCCGTCACTGGGTGTGCTGATGGTCAATGCCCTGGCTGCGGCTCAACACCTGGTCATTCCGGTACAGACTGAGTTTCTCGCCATCAAGGGTCTGGAGCGTATGTTGCATACCCTGAAGATGATCATGCGGTCGCAGAAGAACGAATTGGCCTACACCATTGTTCCGACTCTGTACGATCGCCGTACCCAGGCGTCGGTGAAGAGTCTGAACCTGTTGCGGAAAACTTACCCGGACACGCTGTGGCGCTTTGCGATACCGGTCGACACCAAATTCCGGGACGCCAGCCAGGCTGGCATGGTTCCCTCGGCCGTGGATGCCAACACCCACGGCGTCCGAGCCTACACCAAACTGCTTGACGATCTTTTGACGCGGACAGGGTCGATCAAGGAGCGTCAGCATGGCTGA